A region from the Acidobacteriota bacterium genome encodes:
- a CDS encoding glycosyltransferase family 1 protein has translation MTRSPARPRVGFDARALVFPAGGVRRYVRELFGRLPALAPDIEFVAVDSPRGLDLLPGTVRGPDAVTLPTNLARAAVALPAVVAQARLDLFHAPAYTAPLVGRTPVVLTIHDVSYVRRPEFYAHQSGVIRQWFYRRSALRAAHVITGSTFSEREIVAAYGISPTRITVAPLGVGSPFSPARADIAVSLPAGVRAPFVLHVGDLHPRRDVMTALRAVLNVRQRQARVEPGLMLVCAGRDYGAARVLRQASADAGAPDVLVLPGPVSENVLLCLYQRAVVLVYPSLYEGFGLPVLEAMACGTPVVAARAGSLPEVVGDGGLLVESGDWLAMADAIAMLLTDADRRQARRDRGLARAAEFSWDRTARQTLEVYRRCLGGDTARNRR, from the coding sequence GTGACCCGTTCGCCCGCGCGGCCGCGTGTCGGCTTTGATGCACGCGCGCTTGTCTTTCCCGCTGGAGGTGTGCGGCGCTACGTGCGAGAACTGTTCGGACGCCTGCCGGCGCTTGCGCCGGATATCGAGTTTGTCGCCGTCGATTCACCACGCGGGCTCGACCTGCTTCCGGGAACGGTGCGCGGCCCGGACGCGGTCACGTTGCCCACCAATCTCGCCCGCGCGGCCGTTGCGCTCCCGGCCGTCGTCGCACAGGCCCGCCTCGATTTGTTTCATGCGCCGGCGTACACGGCGCCACTTGTAGGCCGCACACCCGTGGTGCTGACGATTCACGATGTCAGCTATGTGCGGCGGCCCGAGTTCTACGCCCATCAGTCCGGGGTCATCCGCCAGTGGTTCTACCGCCGTAGCGCGTTGCGCGCTGCGCATGTGATCACCGGCTCCACATTCTCTGAACGGGAGATCGTCGCCGCCTACGGCATCTCGCCAACCCGCATCACGGTGGCGCCGCTGGGTGTCGGCTCGCCGTTTTCGCCGGCGCGGGCGGATATCGCCGTCTCGCTCCCGGCGGGGGTTCGAGCCCCGTTTGTCCTGCATGTCGGCGATCTGCATCCCCGCCGCGACGTGATGACGGCGTTACGGGCCGTGCTCAACGTCCGTCAGCGTCAGGCGCGTGTCGAACCAGGTCTCATGTTGGTCTGCGCTGGCCGCGACTACGGGGCGGCACGCGTGCTCCGCCAGGCAAGCGCCGACGCGGGCGCCCCCGATGTGCTGGTCCTTCCGGGTCCGGTGTCGGAAAACGTGCTGCTCTGCCTCTACCAGCGCGCGGTCGTGTTGGTCTATCCTTCGCTCTACGAGGGTTTCGGCTTGCCGGTGCTCGAAGCCATGGCCTGTGGAACGCCCGTGGTGGCGGCCCGCGCTGGGTCGCTGCCCGAGGTCGTTGGCGACGGTGGACTTCTCGTCGAAAGCGGCGACTGGTTGGCGATGGCCGACGCAATCGCGATGCTGCTGACTGATGCGGATCGCCGCCAGGCCCGGCGCGATCGCGGCCTGGCGCGCGCCGCGGAATTCTCCTGGGATCGGACAGCCAGACAGACGCTCGAAGTGTACCGGCGATGCCTCGGCGGAGACACAGCCCGCAACCGACGATGA
- a CDS encoding glycosyltransferase family 2 protein, translating into MTATRPDVSVIVVNYNGRAWLDVCLASLAAQRDVPAEVVLIDNGSSDGSAAFVAERFPSVRLVRLDRNLGFAGGNNAGARQANGRLLAFVNNDTEVDPRWVSTLKAVFDRDSGVGLATSRIVYLHDSAVIDSAGDGYTRSGGAFKRGHGQPDSAYRDAAEVFGACGAAFMIRRELFETLGGFDEDFFLVYEDVDLSYRAQLLNARCAYVPDAIVRHAGSGTMGTVSRLSVFFGQRNLEWVYLKNTPWPLLLATLPGHLIYSLAGGLYLMRAGHFRTWISAKLAALSGLPSVLRKRRRVQRSRRTELRRLWALMDRGWLGLKWREKRFDAERAGGR; encoded by the coding sequence ATGACCGCGACCCGCCCGGACGTATCGGTGATCGTCGTCAATTACAACGGACGAGCGTGGCTGGACGTGTGCCTGGCGTCGCTCGCCGCGCAACGCGACGTTCCCGCGGAAGTCGTGCTGATCGACAACGGTTCATCGGACGGATCCGCCGCGTTTGTCGCCGAGCGCTTTCCGTCCGTCAGGCTGGTGCGGCTCGATCGCAATCTCGGCTTTGCCGGCGGCAACAATGCGGGCGCCCGCCAGGCGAATGGCCGATTGCTGGCGTTCGTGAACAACGACACCGAGGTCGATCCACGCTGGGTGTCGACGCTGAAAGCCGTGTTCGATCGAGACTCGGGTGTCGGCCTGGCCACCTCGCGCATCGTCTATCTACACGATTCTGCCGTCATCGACAGCGCCGGCGACGGATACACGCGATCGGGCGGCGCCTTCAAACGCGGACACGGCCAGCCCGATTCGGCGTATCGGGATGCGGCGGAGGTGTTTGGCGCCTGCGGTGCCGCCTTCATGATTCGCCGCGAGTTGTTCGAGACGCTTGGCGGGTTCGACGAAGACTTCTTTCTCGTGTACGAAGACGTCGATCTGTCCTACAGGGCGCAACTGCTGAACGCTCGCTGCGCCTACGTGCCAGACGCCATCGTCAGGCATGCAGGAAGCGGCACGATGGGCACGGTGAGCCGGCTGTCGGTGTTCTTTGGCCAGCGCAATCTCGAATGGGTCTACTTGAAAAACACGCCGTGGCCGTTGCTGCTCGCCACTCTGCCAGGCCATCTGATCTACTCGCTGGCCGGTGGTCTCTATCTGATGAGGGCCGGACACTTTCGGACATGGATCTCCGCCAAACTGGCTGCGCTTTCCGGGCTGCCGTCGGTTCTGCGGAAACGCCGGCGCGTGCAGCGATCCCGCCGAACGGAACTGCGCCGTTTGTGGGCGCTCATGGATCGCGGCTGGCTGGGGCTCAAGTGGCGTGAGAAGCGGTTCGATGCCGAGAGGGCTGGTGGGCGGTGA
- a CDS encoding glycosyltransferase family 2 protein yields MTPALSVIIVNFNAGDHLERCLSSLAEHLPGMEWEGLVIDNASTDQSDRAVARFGPRVALVRNTENIGFGRAVNQGMAATRAPVVLLLNPDARLLKGAVEGLQDVLRSHSDCAVVGPTVVDEDGGIQGSARGDPNMLTGLFGRSTLLTRLFPGAAVTRRNVVNARESRRSEDSVEVNWVSGACMLVGRTAFEQVGGFDPQYFLYWEDADFCRRLRAVGYRTRYRPDARVVHTVGRSSRTAQRLAIRAFHQSAYLYYSTHVARSAWHPARWIAFLLLRARGWWKTRTAPPSSS; encoded by the coding sequence GTGACACCGGCTCTGTCCGTCATCATCGTCAACTTCAACGCCGGCGATCATCTCGAGCGCTGCCTGTCATCGCTGGCCGAGCACTTGCCCGGCATGGAGTGGGAGGGGCTGGTCATCGACAATGCCTCGACTGACCAAAGCGATCGTGCCGTCGCGAGGTTCGGCCCCCGGGTTGCGCTCGTGCGTAACACCGAGAACATCGGGTTCGGCCGGGCCGTCAATCAGGGGATGGCTGCCACGCGTGCTCCCGTAGTCCTGCTGCTCAATCCTGATGCCCGCCTGCTGAAGGGCGCGGTCGAAGGCCTGCAGGACGTGCTGCGTTCGCACAGCGACTGTGCCGTGGTCGGACCCACCGTCGTTGATGAAGACGGTGGGATCCAGGGAAGCGCGCGCGGCGACCCGAACATGCTCACCGGCCTCTTCGGAAGATCGACGCTGCTGACGCGCCTGTTCCCTGGCGCCGCGGTCACACGCAGGAATGTCGTGAACGCGCGCGAATCGCGGCGCTCGGAGGACAGCGTCGAGGTCAATTGGGTCAGTGGCGCGTGTATGCTCGTCGGCCGCACCGCGTTCGAGCAGGTCGGCGGCTTCGATCCGCAATACTTCTTGTACTGGGAAGATGCGGACTTCTGCCGGCGTCTGCGCGCGGTGGGTTATCGCACAAGGTATCGTCCCGACGCCCGCGTCGTGCATACCGTTGGCCGGTCAAGCCGAACAGCGCAACGGCTGGCCATTCGCGCGTTTCACCAGAGCGCGTACCTCTACTACTCGACGCACGTGGCGAGGTCGGCCTGGCATCCGGCCAGGTGGATCGCGTTTCTGCTGCTGCGCGCACGAGGCTGGTGGAAGACCAGAACCGCGCCGCCGTCCTCGTCCTGA
- a CDS encoding FG-GAP-like repeat-containing protein, which produces MTACRSRRTSRLICLCAVIALGVITPEPSPTEVGGRSLAATPRVDRSHGAAGDAPTLPSGVAADWWTAVRAQIEQDAYAVRPVADTAPGTYEADNPGQRWKARFSSMGVAITPMRPPARDPRETRHSRTPVDADSPGTSASTTEAGSDMDLPGAVADWTVGLRLVAYGVGDDLTPMPVVAPRAEGGRVEFRHGDSHEGAPALSEWYVNEKGGIEHGFTLAEAPAGAGQVTLKLAVTGELQPALQQDGLVVELRGPDGVVRARYADLIVTDASGRTLPATLSVLSGESAHIRLTLDTRGAVYPVTIDPLLTEPPTTLTGEAANNHFGFPVAPAGDVNGDGYSDVLVGAYGYGSDTGRVYLYLGGASGLATTPATTLTGEAVGDMFGYTVATAGDVNGDGYADVTVGAPGRSANTGRAYVYLGGPGGLATTAATTLTGETAGDFFGAVVAPAGDVNGDGYADAVVGAPYFSGAAGRVYVYLGGPSGLATTTATTLTGESAGINFGFSVATAGDVNGDSYADLVVGAYGYATNTGKVYVYLGGASGLSTTASTTVLGETAGDYFGFSVAPAGDVNGDGYADIVIGAFWYQSATGRAYVFLGGATGLAATAPTILTGVAPGTNFGVSVATAGDVNGDGYADVVVAAEGTGSLTGLVSVYLGGASGLATTAATTLSGEVAGDSFGRSVATAGDVNGDGYADLVVGAHAYNSSTGRAHVYLGGGSGVATTAATTWTGEAGTYSDFGRSVASAGDVNGDGYADVVVGAYYYDYSGTGRVYLYLGGPNGLATTPATILTGETAGNEFGYVVATAGDVNGDGYADVIVGETGYVRGYGRVYVYLGGPGGLATTPATTLTGAVDEQVGWSAGTAGDVNGDGYADVLVGAAGSGRAYVYLGGAGGLATTPATTLTGAAGDQFGCSVATAGDVNGDGYADVVVGAKSYNNWDGKAYLFLGGASGLVTSPATTMAGAGREALGASVATAGDVNGDGYADVLIGAGQTFTGAIGRVYLYLGGANGLGMAPAATLDGVGTNESFGYSIGTAGDVNGDGYADIVVGAPGYVTATGRVYVYLGGASGLTTTPSTTLTGETTSNSFGVSVATAGDVNGDGYADVVVGADAYDYYVGRAYVYLGGGGPGRSLAPRARQADNSAPIAHGGRSESMTAFRLAAIAHSPFGRTQVKLEWEVKPLGTSFTGSGTSRSTAWLDSTMAGTSFNELVSGLTRATSYHWRVRVRYHSASSPFAQHSRWVTQPWVGAQESRLRTKNAAPTVSQIYPASGSTLGGTVVTINGTGFVQGATVTIGGVAASDVTVTNATTLTLVTAAHAEGVVDVVVANRDAQAATIGGSFTYVAMKTPVITWATPASIGLGTALSSTQLNATASFDGAALPGTFAYTPDAGIVLAEGTHTLSTTFTPTDNVYYTTATKTVDLVVLPAPTMVAAPASLYFGAVKAVGSATLSSQTLAQTVVITFGGASSGWTATTTDPWLSITGGSGTGAGTFTVAIVNPGDTIGASTSLSGAVTMTSPSASNSPLSVPVTLTVSRPGASALPFGAFDTPGDGTTGMQGSFAVTGWALDDVAIDRVEIWRDLVPGEDGRHAYITDPAHPAFGKVFIANPLFVTDARPDVESFYPSYPFANRAGWGYLLLSWGLEGQGNGPYTLYAYAFDVDGHSASLGTKTIAVDNAHASKPFGSIDTPGYGETRSGTFVNFGWALTPAGDASCRIDNGHVFVTVDSLPAALVSYGDARADIAASFPGFLNSANASGAYYVNTTTLTNGRHQIGWLVYDNCGRGDGIGSRFFNVLNGGARPTGDAGAAADAPGLQTRPTLGPDASGLAALSAGEGKSRPTLQADPGRGVDPAELTLRPLAGQEPGDPRRAARAASDQSLAGRRDAGSVAPAAGGTVAVRHLGGDWQDVPADADGGRLIDVMQGGRIEVRLPPAAGGAYTGHLAVNAERRSLPVGSSLDMTAGIFYWQPDPAFFGAFDLVFEAPGTDAVRVRVVVK; this is translated from the coding sequence ATGACAGCCTGCCGTTCGCGTCGTACGTCACGACTGATCTGCCTTTGCGCGGTGATCGCTCTCGGGGTGATCACGCCTGAGCCTTCGCCCACCGAGGTCGGCGGGCGGTCGCTCGCGGCGACACCGCGTGTCGATCGTTCGCACGGGGCAGCCGGTGATGCGCCGACGTTGCCGTCGGGCGTGGCGGCAGACTGGTGGACGGCGGTGCGCGCGCAGATTGAGCAAGACGCCTACGCCGTGCGGCCAGTGGCGGACACGGCCCCGGGGACCTACGAAGCGGACAATCCGGGGCAGCGGTGGAAGGCGCGCTTCAGTTCGATGGGTGTGGCCATCACACCGATGCGGCCGCCAGCACGCGACCCTCGAGAAACGCGGCACTCGCGGACCCCAGTGGACGCCGACTCGCCGGGAACGAGTGCATCGACGACCGAAGCAGGATCTGACATGGACTTGCCGGGCGCCGTCGCGGATTGGACTGTCGGTCTGCGGCTGGTGGCCTACGGCGTCGGCGACGACTTGACGCCGATGCCGGTCGTGGCGCCGCGGGCGGAGGGCGGCCGCGTGGAATTCCGGCATGGCGATTCACACGAGGGCGCGCCGGCACTGAGCGAATGGTATGTGAACGAAAAGGGGGGCATCGAGCACGGCTTCACGCTGGCAGAGGCGCCGGCCGGCGCCGGGCAAGTGACGCTCAAACTGGCGGTGACCGGTGAGCTGCAGCCTGCTCTCCAGCAGGACGGATTGGTGGTGGAGTTGCGCGGGCCCGACGGTGTGGTTCGCGCCCGATACGCCGATCTCATCGTGACCGACGCCAGCGGCCGCACACTGCCCGCCACGCTCTCGGTTCTCTCGGGCGAATCCGCACATATTCGCCTGACGCTCGACACCCGTGGCGCCGTCTACCCGGTCACCATCGATCCCCTGCTCACTGAACCGCCAACGACGCTGACGGGGGAGGCTGCCAACAACCACTTCGGCTTTCCCGTCGCGCCGGCGGGAGATGTGAATGGGGACGGCTACTCGGACGTACTCGTGGGAGCGTATGGCTACGGGAGTGACACCGGGCGCGTGTACTTGTACCTCGGGGGAGCGAGCGGCCTGGCGACGACGCCTGCGACAACACTGACGGGCGAGGCGGTCGGCGACATGTTTGGCTACACCGTGGCAACCGCGGGAGATGTGAACGGGGACGGCTATGCGGACGTAACGGTCGGAGCACCAGGCCGCAGCGCGAACACCGGGCGGGCGTATGTGTATCTGGGGGGACCGGGCGGTCTGGCGACGACCGCCGCGACGACACTGACTGGCGAGACGGCGGGCGACTTCTTCGGCGCAGTCGTGGCGCCGGCAGGGGACGTGAACGGGGACGGCTATGCCGACGCCGTGGTCGGGGCGCCCTACTTCAGTGGTGCCGCCGGACGCGTGTACGTATATCTGGGAGGGCCGAGCGGTCTGGCGACGACAACGGCGACGACATTGACGGGCGAGTCGGCCGGCATCAACTTCGGCTTCTCTGTGGCCACGGCGGGCGATGTGAACGGCGACAGCTACGCGGACCTGGTGGTCGGGGCCTATGGTTACGCCACGAACACCGGGAAGGTGTACGTGTATCTGGGCGGCGCAAGCGGCCTGTCGACAACGGCCTCGACGACGGTGCTGGGCGAGACTGCTGGCGACTACTTCGGCTTTTCGGTGGCGCCGGCGGGTGATGTGAACGGCGACGGCTACGCGGACATCGTGATCGGGGCATTTTGGTACCAATCTGCCACCGGACGGGCATACGTGTTCCTGGGGGGCGCGACCGGCTTGGCGGCGACGGCGCCGACGATCCTGACAGGCGTGGCGCCCGGCACCAATTTCGGCGTCTCGGTCGCGACGGCGGGAGACGTAAACGGGGACGGCTACGCTGACGTGGTGGTCGCGGCGGAGGGCACCGGAAGTCTCACAGGATTGGTGTCCGTGTATCTCGGCGGGGCGAGCGGCCTGGCGACAACGGCGGCGACGACACTCTCGGGTGAGGTGGCCGGCGACAGCTTCGGCAGATCGGTTGCGACCGCGGGAGATGTGAACGGCGACGGCTACGCCGATTTGGTGGTCGGGGCGCACGCCTACAACAGCAGTACTGGGCGGGCGCATGTGTACCTTGGCGGCGGGAGCGGAGTGGCGACCACGGCGGCGACGACCTGGACGGGAGAAGCGGGGACCTACAGCGACTTCGGCCGGTCGGTGGCGTCAGCGGGAGATGTCAATGGCGACGGCTACGCGGACGTCGTGGTCGGGGCGTACTACTACGATTACTCCGGGACCGGTCGGGTGTATCTGTATCTTGGCGGACCGAACGGCCTGGCGACGACCCCCGCGACCATCCTCACGGGCGAGACGGCTGGCAACGAATTCGGCTATGTGGTGGCGACGGCAGGGGATGTAAACGGAGACGGCTACGCGGACGTCATCGTCGGTGAGACTGGCTATGTCAGAGGATACGGACGGGTATACGTGTATCTGGGCGGGCCGGGTGGCCTGGCGACGACGCCAGCGACAACGCTGACCGGCGCGGTCGATGAGCAGGTTGGCTGGTCGGCGGGGACAGCGGGAGATGTGAATGGGGACGGCTACGCGGACGTCTTGGTGGGGGCGGCTGGCAGTGGGCGGGCGTACGTGTATCTGGGTGGGGCGGGTGGCCTGGCGACAACGCCGGCTACGACGCTGACGGGCGCGGCAGGCGACCAGTTCGGCTGTTCGGTGGCGACGGCCGGAGACGTGAATGGGGACGGCTACGCCGATGTCGTCGTCGGCGCGAAGAGCTACAACAACTGGGATGGGAAGGCGTATCTGTTTCTCGGTGGAGCGAGCGGCCTGGTGACGTCGCCGGCAACGACAATGGCAGGAGCGGGAAGGGAGGCGTTGGGAGCCTCGGTAGCGACGGCGGGAGATGTCAACGGCGACGGCTACGCAGACGTTTTGATCGGAGCTGGGCAGACTTTCACCGGCGCCATCGGGCGAGTGTACCTGTATCTGGGAGGCGCGAATGGCCTGGGAATGGCGCCGGCAGCGACGCTGGACGGTGTCGGAACCAACGAGAGCTTCGGCTATTCGATAGGGACCGCGGGAGATGTGAACGGCGACGGCTATGCGGACATCGTGGTCGGGGCACCTGGCTACGTGACGGCGACCGGGCGGGTATATGTGTATCTGGGCGGAGCAAGTGGTCTGACGACAACGCCCTCGACGACCCTGACCGGCGAGACGACCAGCAACAGCTTTGGGGTCTCAGTGGCAACGGCCGGAGACGTGAACGGGGACGGCTACGCCGACGTCGTCGTTGGGGCAGATGCCTATGACTACTACGTCGGCCGGGCGTATGTGTACCTGGGCGGCGGGGGGCCCGGGAGGAGTCTGGCGCCGCGCGCCCGCCAGGCGGACAACTCCGCTCCCATCGCGCATGGGGGCCGATCCGAATCCATGACGGCGTTCCGGTTGGCGGCGATCGCGCACAGTCCCTTCGGCCGCACCCAGGTGAAGCTGGAGTGGGAGGTGAAGCCACTCGGCACCTCGTTCACTGGAAGCGGAACGAGCCGGAGTACGGCTTGGCTGGATTCGACGATGGCGGGAACCAGTTTCAACGAACTGGTGAGCGGCCTGACTCGGGCCACCTCGTATCACTGGCGCGTGCGCGTACGGTATCACTCGGCCAGCAGTCCGTTCGCCCAACACAGTCGCTGGGTGACGCAGCCCTGGGTGGGTGCGCAGGAATCGCGACTGCGGACGAAGAACGCGGCGCCGACGGTATCCCAGATCTACCCCGCGAGCGGATCCACGTTGGGCGGCACCGTGGTGACGATCAACGGCACCGGTTTCGTCCAGGGCGCCACGGTGACGATCGGCGGCGTGGCGGCATCGGATGTCACGGTGACGAACGCGACGACGCTGACGCTGGTGACGGCGGCACATGCGGAGGGTGTGGTGGACGTCGTGGTGGCCAATCGCGACGCGCAGGCGGCGACGATTGGCGGATCGTTTACCTACGTGGCGATGAAAACGCCGGTCATTACATGGGCGACCCCGGCGAGTATCGGGCTCGGCACGGCACTGTCTTCGACCCAGTTGAATGCGACCGCGAGCTTCGACGGCGCGGCGCTGCCTGGCACGTTCGCGTACACGCCCGATGCCGGGATCGTCCTCGCGGAGGGGACGCACACGCTCTCGACGACGTTCACGCCCACCGATAACGTTTACTACACGACGGCTACGAAGACGGTGGACTTGGTCGTGCTGCCGGCGCCGACGATGGTGGCGGCCCCGGCGTCGCTGTATTTCGGCGCGGTCAAGGCCGTCGGATCGGCGACGTTGTCGTCGCAGACGCTGGCGCAAACGGTGGTGATCACGTTCGGTGGGGCGTCCAGTGGGTGGACGGCGACGACGACGGACCCCTGGCTTAGCATCACGGGGGGATCGGGGACCGGTGCCGGCACGTTCACCGTGGCGATTGTGAATCCGGGCGACACGATCGGTGCGAGCACGTCGCTCTCGGGCGCCGTGACGATGACGTCGCCATCGGCGTCCAATTCGCCCCTGTCGGTGCCGGTGACGCTGACCGTATCGCGGCCAGGCGCGTCCGCGCTGCCCTTCGGGGCGTTTGACACGCCTGGGGACGGCACGACGGGGATGCAGGGGTCGTTCGCGGTGACGGGCTGGGCACTCGACGACGTGGCGATTGACCGGGTGGAGATCTGGCGGGACCTGGTGCCGGGGGAAGATGGTAGGCATGCCTACATCACGGATCCGGCTCACCCGGCCTTCGGGAAAGTGTTCATTGCGAATCCGCTGTTCGTGACCGACGCGCGCCCGGACGTCGAGAGTTTCTATCCGAGTTACCCGTTCGCGAACCGCGCGGGCTGGGGCTATTTGCTGCTGTCGTGGGGCCTGGAGGGTCAGGGGAACGGCCCGTACACGCTCTACGCTTACGCGTTTGATGTCGACGGCCACAGCGCGTCGCTCGGCACCAAGACGATCGCGGTCGACAACGCGCATGCGTCCAAGCCGTTCGGGTCGATTGATACGCCGGGGTACGGAGAGACCCGGTCGGGGACCTTCGTGAACTTCGGCTGGGCGCTGACGCCGGCGGGGGACGCGTCGTGCCGGATCGACAACGGCCATGTGTTTGTCACCGTCGACTCGCTTCCGGCCGCGCTGGTCAGCTATGGGGACGCGCGCGCGGATATTGCCGCCTCGTTCCCGGGCTTCCTGAACAGCGCCAACGCGAGTGGCGCGTACTATGTGAACACGACCACGCTGACCAATGGCCGGCACCAGATCGGCTGGCTGGTGTACGACAACTGCGGCCGGGGGGATGGCATCGGCAGCCGGTTCTTCAACGTGCTGAATGGCGGGGCGCGGCCCACTGGTGACGCCGGCGCCGCCGCGGACGCGCCGGGTCTGCAGACCCGGCCCACCCTCGGACCCGATGCTTCGGGCCTGGCGGCTCTGAGCGCAGGCGAAGGGAAGAGCCGGCCTACACTGCAGGCAGATCCAGGACGGGGCGTGGATCCTGCCGAACTGACGCTGAGGCCGCTAGCCGGGCAGGAGCCCGGCGATCCCAGGCGGGCAGCGCGTGCGGCCAGCGATCAATCCCTGGCCGGTCGTCGCGATGCGGGCAGCGTCGCGCCCGCAGCCGGCGGCACCGTGGCGGTGCGTCACCTGGGCGGCGACTGGCAGGACGTGCCGGCGGATGCCGACGGCGGCCGCCTCATTGACGTGATGCAGGGCGGGCGCATCGAAGTGCGACTGCCGCCCGCCGCGGGTGGGGCCTATACGGGTCACCTCGCGGTGAACGCCGAGCGCCGGTCGCTGCCGGTGGGGTCGTCGCTAGACATGACGGCGGGCATCTTCTACTGGCAGCCAGATCCGGCATTCTTCGGGGCGTTCGACCTCGTGTTTGAGGCACCGGGGACGGACGCAGTGCGGGTGCGTGTGGTTGTGAAGTAA